A genomic region of Microlunatus sagamiharensis contains the following coding sequences:
- a CDS encoding lysophospholipid acyltransferase family protein, which yields MPDAEVVRLDDRADRRRGGEEPPADAPTRRGLAARLLAALGLDPTADSDALAAFLRGRLEGDYPVDEFGFDVELTEQVFLPLLRPLVRSWFRVELRGAENLPTDGPALLVSNHAGALPLDGMVLHSVVFDAIGRHPRMLGADLIFSTPFSADLARKTGTTLACPEDAERLLRAGELVSVFPEGFKGLGKRYADRYKLQRFGRGGFVSTAVRASVPIIPVSVVGSEEIYPLLGRLPTLARALGWPYFPLTPTFPWLGPLGMVPLPSKWVIEVGEAIATDELPPGAADDPMVVFDVTDQVRETIQQTLYALLMQRRGTFF from the coding sequence GTGCCTGACGCGGAGGTCGTGCGGCTCGACGACCGGGCCGACCGGCGTCGCGGCGGCGAGGAGCCCCCGGCCGATGCCCCGACGCGGCGCGGGCTCGCGGCGCGCCTGCTCGCCGCCCTCGGGCTCGACCCGACCGCGGACAGCGACGCGCTGGCCGCCTTCCTGCGCGGCCGTCTGGAGGGCGACTACCCGGTCGACGAGTTCGGCTTCGACGTCGAGCTGACCGAGCAGGTCTTCCTGCCGCTGCTGCGCCCGCTCGTCCGGTCGTGGTTCCGCGTGGAGCTGCGCGGCGCGGAGAACCTGCCGACCGACGGACCGGCGCTGCTGGTGTCCAACCACGCCGGCGCGCTGCCGCTCGACGGGATGGTGCTGCACAGCGTCGTCTTCGACGCGATCGGGCGGCACCCCCGCATGCTCGGTGCCGACCTGATCTTCTCCACGCCGTTCTCCGCCGACCTCGCGCGCAAGACCGGGACCACGCTGGCCTGCCCCGAGGACGCCGAGCGGCTGCTGCGGGCGGGGGAGCTGGTCTCGGTGTTCCCCGAGGGCTTCAAGGGGCTCGGCAAGCGCTACGCCGACCGCTACAAGCTGCAGCGCTTCGGCCGCGGCGGCTTCGTGTCGACCGCTGTCCGCGCCTCGGTGCCGATCATCCCGGTCTCGGTCGTCGGTTCGGAGGAGATCTACCCGCTGCTCGGGCGGCTCCCGACGCTGGCCCGCGCGCTCGGCTGGCCGTACTTCCCCCTCACGCCGACGTTCCCGTGGCTCGGGCCGCTCGGGATGGTGCCGCTGCCCAGCAAGTGGGTGATCGAGGTCGGCGAGGCGATCGCCACCGACGAGCTGCCGCCCGGCGCCGCCGACGACCCGATGGTCGTCTTCGACGTCACCGACCAGGTCCGCGAGACCATCCAGCAGACCCTCTACGCGCTGCTGATGCAGCGCCGCGGCACCTTCTTCTGA
- the hemC gene encoding hydroxymethylbilane synthase — protein sequence MTDPSPTDEPAGLGAPALRLGARTSPLARAQVDLVAALLAGDGTRSSFVGVTTTGDVDPRLLTEIGGTGVFANAVRDALRTGKIDCAVHSLKDLPTAPEPDLEVISVPAREDVRDVIVGSTLADLPDGARVGTGAPRRAMQLLAWAEEHGRHLEVVPVRGNVDTRIELARGGGLDAVVLAGAGLRRLGHLPPGNGPLSGSDKGDTVVRGLPAEVLGEDVMLPAPGQGALGLEVHRAAPAAVRSAVLLLDDPVAHAEVRAERAFLATLEAGCTAPVGVRARVTGRRGNALDLTMRAVVERTLLDTLSVTTKSPPPVRSDVSGSTTDPAQFGADLARSVLALLSDEGRRRAGPAPARHDGAT from the coding sequence ATGACCGACCCGTCGCCGACCGACGAGCCCGCCGGGCTCGGGGCCCCCGCGCTCCGCCTCGGCGCGCGGACCTCGCCGCTGGCCCGGGCGCAGGTGGACCTGGTGGCCGCGCTGCTCGCCGGCGACGGGACGCGCTCGTCCTTCGTCGGCGTCACCACCACCGGCGACGTCGACCCCCGGCTGCTGACCGAGATCGGTGGGACCGGGGTCTTCGCCAACGCGGTGCGCGACGCGCTGCGGACGGGCAAGATCGACTGCGCGGTGCACTCGCTCAAGGACCTGCCGACGGCGCCCGAACCTGATCTTGAGGTGATCAGCGTCCCGGCCCGCGAGGACGTGCGCGACGTGATCGTCGGCTCCACCCTCGCCGACCTGCCCGACGGGGCCCGCGTCGGCACCGGGGCACCGCGCCGGGCGATGCAGCTCCTCGCGTGGGCGGAGGAGCACGGCCGCCACCTCGAGGTCGTGCCCGTGCGGGGCAACGTCGACACCCGGATCGAGCTCGCCCGTGGCGGTGGCCTGGACGCCGTGGTCCTGGCCGGCGCCGGCCTGCGCCGGCTCGGGCACCTGCCTCCTGGGAACGGTCCTTTGTCGGGATCTGACAAAGGAGACACCGTTGTCAGAGGACTGCCCGCCGAGGTCCTCGGCGAGGACGTGATGCTGCCGGCCCCCGGTCAGGGCGCGCTGGGGCTCGAGGTGCACCGGGCGGCACCCGCCGCCGTACGCTCCGCCGTCCTGCTCCTCGACGACCCGGTCGCCCACGCCGAGGTGCGGGCGGAGCGGGCCTTCCTCGCGACGCTCGAGGCGGGGTGCACGGCACCGGTGGGGGTCCGTGCGCGGGTCACGGGTCGCCGTGGTAACGCCCTCGATTTGACTATGCGGGCGGTTGTTGAGAGAACGTTGCTGGACACGTTGTCAGTAACGACCAAAAGCCCACCTCCGGTGCGCAGCGACGTCTCCGGGTCGACGACCGACCCGGCGCAGTTCGGTGCAGACCTGGCGAGGTCGGTGCTCGCACTGCTGTCCGACGAGGGCCGGCGCCGCGCCGGTCCTGCGCCGGCCCGACACGATGGAGCCACGTGA
- a CDS encoding 30S ribosomal protein bS22, whose protein sequence is MGSVIKKRRKRMAKKKHRKLLKKTRIQRRRAGK, encoded by the coding sequence GTGGGTTCGGTCATCAAGAAGCGGCGCAAGCGCATGGCGAAGAAGAAGCACCGCAAGCTCCTCAAGAAGACGCGCATCCAGCGTCGTCGCGCGGGCAAGTAG
- a CDS encoding redox-sensing transcriptional repressor Rex — protein MISGLLPGPGTGTKPARGVPQATVARLPVYHEALGRLFAGHVEVVSSTALAEAAGVSPSQLRKDLSCLGTYGTRGVGYDVARLQRQIATHIGAASEWPVVIVGVGHLGTALANYAGFAARGFTLVALVDPAPARIGTSIQGITVSALTDLEEVVRNTGAVIAVVATPADAAQEVTDRLVHQGVTSILNFASTPLVVPEGVNVRKVDLGQELAILAFHEQRKVEEVS, from the coding sequence GTGATCTCGGGCCTGCTGCCGGGTCCCGGCACCGGGACCAAGCCGGCGCGCGGCGTCCCCCAGGCGACCGTCGCGCGGCTGCCCGTCTACCACGAGGCGCTCGGGCGGCTCTTCGCCGGGCACGTCGAGGTGGTCAGCAGCACCGCCCTGGCCGAGGCGGCGGGCGTGAGCCCCTCGCAGCTCCGCAAGGACCTGTCCTGCCTCGGGACGTACGGCACGCGCGGCGTCGGCTACGACGTCGCCCGCCTGCAGCGCCAGATCGCGACCCACATCGGCGCCGCCTCGGAGTGGCCCGTCGTCATCGTCGGCGTCGGACACCTCGGCACGGCGCTGGCCAACTACGCCGGCTTCGCGGCGCGCGGGTTCACCCTCGTCGCGCTGGTCGACCCGGCGCCCGCGCGGATCGGCACGTCCATCCAGGGCATCACCGTCTCCGCGCTCACCGACCTCGAAGAGGTCGTCCGCAACACGGGTGCGGTGATCGCGGTCGTCGCCACGCCCGCGGACGCCGCCCAGGAAGTCACCGACCGGCTGGTGCATCAAGGAGTGACGAGCATCCTCAACTTCGCGTCCACCCCGCTGGTGGTGCCTGAAGGAGTCAACGTGCGCAAGGTGGACCTGGGCCAGGAGCTCGCGATCCTCGCCTTCCACGAGCAGCGCAAGGTCGAGGAGGTCTCGTGA
- a CDS encoding glutamyl-tRNA reductase yields the protein MSVLAVSVSHRSTSMARLAALALDPATAGKLAQTLVGSEHIDEAVVLSTCNRTELWASVSRFHGGLDDAVLALSDLAGEPVEDLRAMARVFFDEGAVAHAFSVASGLDSVVMGEGQILGQVRGALALSQEQGTVGTVLNALFQQAIRVGKRVQTETGVAGAGRSLVTAAYDLLVEAQGPLDDRRVLVVGAGAMAGLAARTAAAAGARVTCVNRTFERAQRLAEVVGGRAEPLTRLSAALAETDVVVTCTGARSLHLDSADLAGTPVTAAVDLALPADISADVTSLGILLVNLDLLVATRSETSTPEVEAARALVRSEVGDFLGARRAAAVAPTVVALRSMASQVVAAEMKRLDARVPGLDDHEREEVGRTMRRIADKLLHQPTVRVKELSADPDALDYAAALRELFALDPQAVAAVMSPETNA from the coding sequence GTGAGCGTCCTCGCGGTGAGCGTGTCGCACCGGTCGACGTCCATGGCGCGGCTGGCCGCGCTGGCGCTCGACCCCGCGACCGCCGGCAAGCTCGCGCAGACCCTCGTGGGCAGCGAGCACATCGACGAGGCCGTGGTCCTGTCGACCTGCAACCGCACCGAGCTGTGGGCGTCGGTGTCGCGGTTCCACGGCGGCCTCGACGACGCCGTCCTCGCGCTGTCCGACCTGGCCGGTGAGCCGGTCGAGGACCTGCGCGCGATGGCCCGTGTCTTCTTCGACGAGGGCGCCGTCGCGCACGCCTTCTCGGTCGCCTCGGGGCTCGACTCGGTCGTGATGGGCGAGGGCCAGATCCTCGGCCAGGTGCGCGGCGCGCTGGCCCTCTCCCAGGAGCAGGGCACCGTCGGCACCGTGCTGAACGCGCTGTTCCAGCAGGCGATCCGGGTCGGCAAGCGCGTCCAGACCGAGACCGGCGTCGCCGGGGCGGGACGCTCGCTCGTCACCGCGGCGTACGACCTGCTGGTCGAGGCCCAGGGCCCGCTCGACGACCGGCGCGTCCTGGTCGTCGGCGCCGGCGCCATGGCCGGGCTCGCCGCGCGCACCGCGGCGGCCGCCGGCGCGCGGGTGACGTGCGTGAACCGCACCTTCGAGCGCGCGCAGCGCCTGGCCGAGGTCGTGGGCGGGCGCGCCGAGCCCCTGACCCGGCTGTCGGCCGCGCTCGCCGAGACCGACGTCGTCGTCACCTGCACGGGTGCCCGTTCGCTGCACCTGGACTCGGCCGACCTCGCCGGCACCCCGGTGACCGCCGCCGTCGACCTCGCGCTCCCCGCGGACATCTCCGCCGACGTGACGTCGCTGGGCATCCTGCTGGTCAACCTCGACCTGCTCGTGGCCACCCGGTCGGAGACCTCGACTCCCGAGGTCGAGGCCGCCCGCGCGCTGGTGCGCTCCGAGGTCGGCGACTTCCTGGGTGCCCGTCGCGCGGCGGCGGTCGCACCGACGGTCGTGGCCCTGCGGTCGATGGCCTCGCAGGTCGTCGCCGCGGAGATGAAGCGCCTCGACGCGCGCGTCCCGGGCCTCGACGACCACGAGCGCGAGGAGGTGGGCCGGACCATGCGGCGCATCGCCGACAAGCTGCTGCACCAGCCGACCGTGCGGGTCAAGGAGCTCTCCGCCGACCCCGACGCGCTCGACTACGCCGCTGCGCTGCGCGAGCTGTTCGCGCTCGACCCCCAGGCCGTGGCGGCGGTCATGTCTCCCGAGACGAACGCCTAG
- a CDS encoding NAD-dependent epimerase/dehydratase family protein, whose translation MSQSRTVLVTGASRDLAARFARSLAADPAFEVVGVDLTPPRHDLGRASFVRADIRSPAVGRLVEARAVDTVVHLAVVAAPAGRSSRELAKEINVIGTLQLLAACQRATTFRKLVVQSSVSVYGASPRDPASFTEDDTARVSPRTGFGKDTIEIESYVRGFARRRPDAVVTTLRMAALMGAGVHSRIARYLALPVVPRVLGFDARLQFLHPDDAVAALEHAVRDDVPGTFNVAAPDVVTLGQALRRMGRPTVGVPRGSAPLVASLFRSWRAADFSSDQIDALTYGRVMDTSRFEATGFAPTRSSADALAEFVASSSPGLLAADRVEGALATVARVARRVEDRADERA comes from the coding sequence ATGAGTCAGTCCCGTACGGTCCTGGTCACGGGGGCTTCCCGTGACCTGGCCGCGCGTTTCGCCCGCTCCCTCGCCGCGGACCCGGCCTTCGAGGTCGTCGGGGTCGACCTGACCCCGCCGCGCCACGACCTGGGGCGGGCCTCCTTCGTCCGCGCGGACATCCGCAGCCCGGCCGTCGGCCGGCTCGTGGAGGCGCGCGCCGTCGACACGGTCGTGCACCTGGCCGTCGTCGCGGCGCCCGCCGGCCGCTCCTCGCGCGAGCTGGCGAAGGAGATCAACGTCATCGGGACGTTGCAGCTGCTGGCGGCCTGCCAGCGCGCCACGACGTTCCGCAAGCTCGTGGTCCAGAGCTCGGTGTCGGTCTACGGCGCCTCGCCACGCGACCCCGCCTCGTTCACCGAGGACGACACGGCGCGCGTGTCGCCGCGCACCGGCTTCGGCAAGGACACGATCGAGATCGAGTCCTACGTCCGCGGCTTCGCCCGGCGTCGGCCCGACGCCGTCGTCACGACCCTGCGGATGGCCGCGCTGATGGGCGCCGGCGTCCACAGCCGCATCGCCCGCTACCTCGCGCTGCCCGTGGTGCCGCGCGTGCTGGGCTTCGACGCCCGGCTCCAGTTCCTCCACCCCGACGACGCGGTCGCCGCGCTCGAGCACGCGGTGCGCGACGACGTGCCCGGCACGTTCAACGTCGCCGCCCCCGACGTCGTCACCCTCGGCCAGGCGCTGCGGCGGATGGGTCGTCCTACCGTCGGGGTCCCGCGGGGGAGCGCGCCGCTCGTGGCGTCGCTGTTCCGGTCCTGGCGCGCCGCCGACTTCTCCTCCGACCAGATCGACGCCCTGACCTACGGTCGGGTCATGGACACGTCGCGGTTCGAGGCGACCGGCTTCGCGCCCACCCGCTCCAGCGCGGACGCGCTCGCGGAGTTCGTCGCGTCGTCGAGCCCCGGCCTGCTGGCCGCCGACCGGGTCGAGGGCGCGCTGGCCACCGTCGCCCGCGTCGCCCGCCGGGTCGAGGACCGGGCGGACGAGCGTGCCTGA
- a CDS encoding glycoside hydrolase family 2 TIM barrel-domain containing protein, translating into MDEPVLTDDLAYLEDTGPGTGRRSPARAWVETDAPSLSLDGDWRFRWSPSPVGLDATFADPAYDDGPWDTLPVPSHWVLHGDPSGEQRYGAPIYTNVQYPFPLDPPHVPDENPTGDHRRTFEAPAWVGDETHAGTRTLLRFDGVESLYRVWLNGAEIGVGKGSRLVQELDVTDALRPGTNVLAVRVHQWSAASYVEDQDQWWLPGIFRSVTLLARPVGSLDHVWLHAAYAPASRTSGRGSLDPRLLAAPEAFPVTVRVPELGVERTFASAAELRAFEVGEVEPWTAESPRLYAATVTSTGETVSLRVGFRDVAVVGDRLLVNGDRLVFRGMNRHETHPVRGRMFDEDFAREDLLAMKRANVNAIRTSHYPPHPRVLDLADELGFWVVLECDLETHGFVLDDWVGNPSDDPAWTEAYLDRIERTVERDLNHPSIVVWSLGNEAWTGRNLAAMAEWVHRRDPSRPVHYEGDHSAAYTDLYSRMYPNYAETAAIGSGSGFVSYLHSAAEAARVRSKPLVLCEYVHAMGNGPGGIKTYDDLFEEHPRLHGGFVWEWRDHGLLARNADGTDYFAYGSDFGEVVHDGNFVMDGMVLPDGTPTPGLAEWAAVNAPVRLEREGSTLHVRNRRHSATTEGLRLVGVREVNGVPDEAVRVDALPVEAGETAAVSLPGALLEADPTPGVETWLTVRVELADDTAWAPAGHVVASAQWDLTPASARLGVGVERPWSPTALSPADRSGSLRLGPAELDLATGLLTRVGDLEVSGPRLELWRAPTDNDRSDDRGSYELGAPEDTLGEGAPGPSSAARWRERGLDRLVHRVRSVRTGGDAGREEAEVRVRVGAATRALGVEVTYRWRVVDEGLLLRVEVQPDPAWDCTWPRVGVRLDLPATLDRAEWFGTGPAESYPDTHDAAVVGRFAAGLEELGVHYSRPQETGHRAALRELVLADGDASRLVVRTRPTADGHRPGFTLSPWTPQQVDAARHPYELPAPTRTHLFVDDAVHGVGSRACGMDVLPEHALWPGARTFEVVLALP; encoded by the coding sequence GTGGACGAGCCCGTGCTGACCGACGACCTGGCGTACCTCGAGGACACGGGTCCCGGCACCGGGCGACGGAGCCCCGCGCGGGCGTGGGTGGAGACCGACGCGCCCTCCCTCAGCCTCGACGGCGACTGGCGTTTCCGGTGGTCGCCCTCCCCCGTCGGCCTCGACGCGACCTTCGCCGACCCGGCGTACGACGACGGGCCCTGGGACACGCTGCCGGTGCCGTCGCACTGGGTGCTGCACGGCGACCCGTCCGGCGAGCAGCGCTACGGCGCACCGATCTACACCAACGTGCAGTACCCCTTCCCGCTCGACCCGCCGCACGTGCCCGACGAGAACCCGACCGGGGACCACCGGCGCACGTTCGAGGCCCCGGCGTGGGTCGGCGACGAGACGCACGCCGGGACGCGGACGCTGCTCCGCTTCGACGGCGTCGAGTCGCTCTACCGCGTGTGGCTGAACGGCGCCGAGATCGGCGTCGGGAAGGGCAGCCGGCTGGTGCAGGAGCTCGACGTCACCGACGCGCTGCGCCCGGGCACCAACGTGCTCGCCGTGCGCGTGCACCAGTGGTCGGCCGCGAGCTATGTCGAGGACCAGGACCAGTGGTGGCTGCCCGGCATCTTCCGCTCGGTGACGCTGCTGGCGCGACCCGTCGGCTCGCTCGACCACGTCTGGCTCCACGCGGCGTACGCGCCGGCGTCGCGGACGTCGGGTCGGGGTTCGCTGGACCCCCGGCTGCTGGCCGCCCCCGAGGCCTTCCCCGTGACCGTCCGCGTGCCCGAGCTGGGCGTGGAGCGCACCTTCGCCTCGGCCGCCGAGCTACGCGCCTTCGAGGTCGGCGAGGTCGAGCCCTGGACCGCCGAGTCGCCCCGCCTGTACGCGGCGACGGTCACCTCGACCGGGGAGACGGTGAGCCTGCGGGTGGGGTTCCGGGACGTGGCCGTGGTCGGCGACCGGCTGCTGGTGAACGGCGACCGGCTGGTCTTCCGCGGCATGAACCGCCACGAGACGCACCCCGTCCGGGGGCGGATGTTCGACGAGGACTTCGCCCGCGAGGACCTGCTCGCGATGAAGCGCGCAAACGTCAACGCCATCCGCACCAGCCACTACCCGCCGCACCCGCGCGTGCTCGACCTCGCCGACGAGCTCGGCTTCTGGGTCGTGCTCGAGTGCGACCTCGAGACACACGGCTTCGTCCTCGACGACTGGGTGGGCAACCCGAGCGACGACCCCGCGTGGACCGAGGCCTACCTCGACCGCATCGAGCGCACGGTCGAGCGCGACCTGAACCACCCGAGCATCGTCGTGTGGTCCCTCGGCAACGAGGCCTGGACCGGCCGCAACCTCGCGGCGATGGCCGAGTGGGTGCACCGGCGCGACCCCAGCCGCCCGGTCCACTACGAGGGCGACCACAGCGCCGCGTACACCGACCTCTACTCACGGATGTACCCGAACTACGCCGAGACGGCCGCGATCGGCTCGGGGTCGGGCTTCGTCAGCTACCTGCACTCGGCCGCGGAGGCCGCGCGGGTCCGCTCGAAGCCGCTCGTGCTCTGCGAGTACGTGCACGCGATGGGCAACGGGCCGGGCGGGATCAAGACCTACGACGACCTGTTCGAGGAGCACCCGCGCCTGCACGGCGGCTTCGTCTGGGAGTGGCGCGACCACGGCCTGCTGGCCCGCAACGCGGACGGCACCGACTACTTCGCGTACGGCAGCGACTTCGGCGAGGTCGTGCACGACGGCAACTTCGTCATGGACGGGATGGTGCTGCCCGACGGCACGCCCACGCCCGGGCTGGCCGAGTGGGCGGCGGTCAACGCGCCGGTGCGCCTCGAGCGCGAGGGGTCGACGCTCCACGTGCGCAACCGGCGGCACTCCGCGACGACCGAGGGGCTGCGGCTGGTCGGGGTGCGCGAGGTGAATGGCGTGCCGGACGAGGCCGTGCGCGTCGACGCGCTGCCCGTCGAGGCCGGGGAGACCGCGGCCGTGTCGCTGCCGGGCGCCCTGCTCGAGGCCGACCCGACGCCCGGGGTCGAGACGTGGCTGACCGTCCGCGTCGAGCTGGCCGACGACACGGCCTGGGCGCCCGCGGGCCACGTGGTCGCGAGCGCGCAGTGGGACCTCACCCCGGCGTCCGCGCGGCTCGGGGTGGGCGTCGAGCGGCCCTGGTCGCCGACGGCCCTGTCGCCCGCGGACCGTTCGGGGTCGCTGCGCCTCGGGCCGGCCGAGCTCGACCTCGCGACCGGTCTGCTCACGCGCGTCGGCGACCTCGAGGTCTCCGGCCCCCGGCTCGAGCTCTGGCGCGCGCCCACCGACAACGACCGGAGCGACGACCGCGGCTCGTACGAGCTGGGTGCCCCGGAGGACACCCTCGGGGAGGGCGCGCCCGGCCCGTCGTCGGCGGCACGCTGGCGCGAGCGCGGGCTCGATCGCCTGGTGCACCGCGTCCGCTCGGTGCGCACCGGGGGCGACGCCGGGCGCGAGGAGGCCGAGGTCCGGGTGCGGGTCGGTGCCGCGACGCGGGCGCTGGGGGTCGAGGTGACCTACCGCTGGCGGGTCGTCGACGAGGGCCTGCTGCTGCGGGTCGAGGTCCAGCCCGACCCGGCCTGGGACTGCACCTGGCCGCGGGTGGGCGTACGGCTCGACCTGCCGGCCACGCTCGACCGCGCGGAGTGGTTCGGGACGGGCCCGGCCGAGAGCTATCCCGACACCCACGACGCCGCGGTGGTCGGGCGGTTCGCCGCCGGGCTGGAGGAGCTGGGCGTGCACTACTCCCGGCCGCAGGAGACCGGCCACCGGGCGGCGCTGCGCGAGCTCGTCCTGGCCGACGGCGATGCCTCACGCCTCGTGGTGCGCACCCGCCCGACCGCCGACGGGCATCGGCCCGGCTTCACCCTCAGCCCGTGGACCCCGCAGCAGGTCGACGCCGCGCGGCACCCGTACGAGCTCCCGGCCCCGACCCGGACGCACCTGTTCGTCGACGACGCGGTGCACGGCGTCGGCAGCCGCGCCTGCGGCATGGACGTGCTGCCCGAGCACGCCCTGTGGCCGGGCGCCCGGACCTTCGAGGTGGTGCTCGCGCTGCCGTGA
- a CDS encoding HAD family hydrolase, giving the protein MDAAEREVPTEALPHGAGAVHVERVVRAQAPIEPDPRAAAFFDLDNTIVQGASIFHFARGLYRRGFFDARTIAKALWFQTYFRLAGKESAAHVADARETMLAFIEGHTVAEITQVSEEVYEEFVARRIWAGTRAIAQLHLDAGQQVWLVTAAPVEMAGIIAARLGLTGALGTIAEHVEGVYTGRLVGDMLHGPAKADAVRDLVAEHGLDLGRSFAYSDSYNDLPMLSIVGHACAINPDRRLAAHAEEQDWQVRDFRTGRRAARLGLLGAGVTGAVAGAVATGVAVTRRVRRG; this is encoded by the coding sequence GTGGACGCAGCGGAGCGGGAGGTGCCGACCGAGGCGCTGCCGCACGGCGCCGGGGCGGTGCACGTGGAGCGCGTCGTCCGCGCGCAGGCCCCGATCGAGCCCGACCCGCGCGCCGCCGCCTTCTTCGACCTGGACAACACGATCGTCCAGGGCGCGTCGATCTTCCACTTCGCGCGCGGCCTCTACCGCCGCGGCTTCTTCGACGCCCGGACCATCGCCAAGGCGCTGTGGTTCCAGACCTACTTCCGCCTGGCCGGCAAGGAGAGCGCGGCCCACGTCGCCGACGCGCGCGAGACGATGCTCGCCTTCATCGAGGGCCACACCGTCGCCGAGATCACCCAGGTCAGCGAGGAGGTCTACGAGGAGTTCGTGGCCCGGCGGATCTGGGCGGGCACTCGGGCGATCGCCCAGCTGCATCTCGACGCGGGCCAGCAGGTCTGGCTGGTGACCGCGGCCCCGGTGGAGATGGCGGGCATCATCGCCGCCCGTCTCGGTCTGACCGGGGCGCTGGGCACGATCGCCGAGCACGTCGAGGGCGTCTACACCGGGCGCCTGGTCGGCGACATGCTGCACGGGCCGGCCAAGGCCGACGCCGTCCGCGACCTCGTCGCCGAGCACGGGCTCGACCTGGGTCGCAGCTTCGCCTACTCCGACTCCTACAACGACCTGCCGATGCTCTCGATCGTCGGGCACGCCTGCGCGATCAACCCGGACCGCCGCCTCGCGGCGCACGCCGAGGAGCAGGACTGGCAGGTCCGCGACTTCCGCACCGGCCGGCGCGCGGCGCGGCTCGGCCTCCTCGGGGCCGGGGTCACCGGTGCGGTGGCGGGCGCGGTCGCGACCGGCGTGGCCGTGACCCGGCGCGTGCGTCGCGGCTGA
- a CDS encoding glutaredoxin family protein: MEPADAVRPPRVRLLTRAGCHLCEEARLVVAQVCAETGEAYEEVDLDAAAAADPALLRRYTDEVPVTFVDGAQHDYWRVDPARLRAALGRRARH, translated from the coding sequence GTGGAGCCCGCCGACGCCGTCCGCCCGCCCCGTGTCCGGCTGCTGACCCGGGCCGGCTGCCACCTCTGCGAGGAGGCGCGCCTCGTCGTCGCCCAGGTCTGCGCCGAGACGGGGGAGGCGTACGAGGAGGTCGACCTCGACGCCGCGGCGGCGGCCGACCCGGCCCTCCTGCGCCGCTACACCGACGAGGTCCCCGTCACCTTCGTCGACGGCGCCCAGCACGACTACTGGCGCGTGGACCCCGCCCGGCTCCGCGCCGCGCTCGGACGTCGCGCACGTCACTAG